The Rana temporaria chromosome 2 unlocalized genomic scaffold, aRanTem1.1 chr2j, whole genome shotgun sequence nucleotide sequence ataagtgccttatgccgcgcagattttaggctgcagtcggtgtaacgaggttcctgaatcaggagcactcgttacaccggagcaagtaagcaattgcgccgtgtagcttatggttacacgggcgcaattgcttcttgaatctgggccattgtaccaaaaacaaacacattttttggcagtgcacatgtctacttcaaGCTGCATTTTgggtactgtaaaaaaaaaaaataaaaaaaaaacaatgcaaaacCCCGCCTCCCTATGAAAATGAGAGGAAAATGTGGCAAAAGTTgaatttttttggtgcattttttggaGTCACACATTCTTTTTACAGAAACACGGCAAAAATTGCATCTTGTTCTTGCGATGGAGCCGTGTGAAAGTCATGTATGTCTGAGGCTCCAATGACATTTGGCATCTTGCCGCAACACATCGCATCGCAGTCCTAGCAAACCGCAAGGCACGAAAGCTTGTCGCCCAAAAAGGAGCTTCTATTGGGCATGTGATGTGGTTTGCCACGACTGTTGTGCGATTTTTGTACGATATTTGCAGCAAAACCCTTGTAATTGAATGGCACCTGACCGCGCATATTGCGATTGCAGTGCGTTTTGCGTTCGCAGTGATTCTACTCGAGATCCTGAAACGTCAAATGTCAATGGAGCCAAAACAATGACAATTTTACAATTCTTCTGGAAGCTGATTAGTGATATTTATTCCATGGAAACAATGTAACAAATCGCTGACTCACCCTTATCACAGTTGGGTGTTAGGGTGTGAGATGTTTCGCTGATTTTGTTTTTGGCAGTACAAGTGAAATTTGCATCTGGTTTAAGGGTAAAATTTTGGCTCAGGGATTTCCCATTCCTCGGTGTAGCTCCTCCCTGCTTCAGATATAATTCCGGCTCCGTCCCCCGAGGGATAAAACAAAACACTTCTATCTTCTTCCTATCGTGACATGTGAAGTTCATGAATGGAGTGTCCACAGGATCTGCAACACAAGAGAAGATATTATCTGTAatgtattatcattattattatgtgCCCGAAACTCATCACCcacagcacccaccccacccacacCAAGACCAGTACCTACAGGAGCCACCTCACCCATACCAAGACCAGTACCTACAGGACCCACCCCACCCATACCATGACCAGTACCcacagcacccaccccacccataccAAGACCAGTACCTACAGGACCCACCTCACCCATACCAAGACCAGTACCTACAGGACCCACCCCACCCATACCATGACCAGTACCTACAGGACCCACCCCACCCATACCATGACCAGTACCcacagcacccaccccacccataccAAGACCAGTACCTACAGGACCCACCTCACCCATACCAAGACCAGTACCTACAGGACCCACCCCACCCATACCATGACCCGTACCTACAGGACCCACCCCACCCATACCATGACCAGTACATACAGGACCCACCCCACCCATACCATGACCAGTACCTACAGGACCCACCCCACCCATACCAAGACCAGTACCTACAGGACCCACCCCACCCACACCAAGACCCGTACCTACAGAACCCACCCCACCCATACCATGACCAGTACCTACAGGACCCACCTCACCCATACCAAGACCAGTACCTACAGGACCCACCCCACCCATACCATGACCCGTACCTACAGGACCCACCCCACCCATACCATGACCCGTACCTACAGGACCCACCCCACCCATACCATGACCAGTACCTacagcacccaccccacccataccATGACCAGTACCTACAGAACCCACCCCACCGATACCATGACCAGTACCTACAGGACCCACCCCACCCATACCAAGACCAGTACCTACAGGACCCACGCCACCCATACCATGACCAGTACCTACAGGACCCACCCCACCCATACCAAGACCAGTACCTACAGGACCCACCCCACCCACACCAAGACCAGTACCTACAGGACCCACCCCACCCACACCATGACCAGTACATACAGGACCCACCCCACCCATACCATGACCAGTACCTACAGGACCCACCCCACCCATACCAAGACCAGTACCTACAGGACCCACCCCACCCACACCAAGACCCGTACCTACAGAACCCACCCCACCCATACCATGACCAGTACCTACAGGACCCACCTCACCCATACCAAGACCAGTACCTACAGGACCCACCCCACCCATACCATGACCCGTACCTACAGGACCCACCCCACCCATACCATGACCAGTACCTacagcacccaccccacccataccATGACCAGTACCTACAGAACCCACCCCACCGATACCATGACCAGTACCTACAGGACCCACCCCACCCATACCAAGACCAGTACCTACAGGACCCACGCCACCCATACCATGACCAGTACCTACAGGACCCACCCCACCCATACCAAGACCAGTACCTACAGGACCCACCCCACCCACACCAAGACCAGTACCTACAGGACCCACCCCACCCACACCATGACCAGTACATACAGGACCCACCCCACCCATACCATGACCAGTACCTACAGGACCCACCCCACCCATACCATGACCAGTacctacaccaatgatgggacactattcctcccactaatgccaatgatgggacactattccccccactgacaccaatgatgggacactattcctcccactgacaccaatgatgggacactattcctcccactgacaccaatgatgggacactattcctcccactgacaccaatgatgggacactattcctcccactgacaccaatgatgggacactattcctcccactgacaccaatgatgggacactattcctctcactgacaccaatgatgggacactattcctcccactgacaccaatgatgggacactattcctcccactgacaccaatgatgggacactattcctcccactgacaccaatgatgggacactattcctcccactgacaccaataatgggacactattcctcccactgacaccaatgatgggacactattcctcccactgacaccaatgatgggacactcatATGGGGCATTTTTACTCCCCCCCATGCCTGAAGAGCCCCATGTTTAAAACCTTTCCAGACCCTTCTATAGAGGGAGATGTGTGGTGTATGTAGTTATGTTATGAGTATATTACAGATGACATTCCAGTAAAATCTGAGCTGGTCTTGAGGAGGAGCGCCCCTCTGTGGTATAACATAATTGGGTGTCACTCACATTGCCCAATCACGGTCACCGACTTAGTACACTTGTGCTTCCCAATACTGTCATGCACATCTACGACGTACGTCATTTCTCCCTCCTTCTCCAGGCGTTGGAGATACAGACTTCCGTTGGATAGAATTTTGCAGTTACAGTTGGGATCCAGCTCTGTTTGGCGAGAACTCGTTTTCTTCTGTAGACGTTTGTTGTCCTTTTTCCACTCCACAGCGTCACTTGTCAATAAGTTGCATTCGCCTGAAACGTCGAGCTGCACCGAGGTATCCAGAGAGTAAGCATTCTGGCTCATGGTCCCCACAGCTGCTCCTATTGGGGGAAATCAGAGATAATTGGGTGGAATATGATGGCTGCGTTATTAttagtggcctggattcagagagcaattgcgcctgcgtaaccatagttacgcagcgcaattgcttgcttgcgccggcgttacgaatgctcctgattctggAACAACGTaacgccgactacagcctaaaatctgcgtggcataaggctcttatgccacgcagattttaggctgcattcttgcgatggccgctagggggcgctcccattgtgatctgtgtatagtatgcaaattgcatactaacaccgattcacaatgttgcgcgagccctgcgtacgcaagttacggagtttccgtacggcgtctttagcgtaaggctgcctctTCTAAtattaggggcagccaatgctaaagtatacccgccgttcccgcgtcgtgaaatttgaatttcacgtcgtttgcgtaagtgattcgtgaatggcgctggacgccattcacgttcactttgaagcaaatgacgtccttgcgacgtcatttgccgcaatgcacgtcgggaaagtttcccgacggcgcatgcgctttacgatcggtgcgggaacgcacctaatttaaatgattcccgccccctgcgggatcatttaaattgcgcgcgcttatgccgggcaattttgctactgctccgtgaatcgtgggcagcggcgcaaatttgccgggggcgcagggcaaaatcgttgccttgtgcctccgtaatttatgcgcaattcttactgaatctgggccagtgttatcTACAAGTTCATCTCTCATCCTATTCACCCCAAAAGGAATAAaagaactagacatgtgcactgctgaagaatttgttcattttcgttttctttttattcgttttttagcTCTTTTCGTAAATTCCCTAATTCCGAAATCTCCGAATGTTTAAATTTCTGCATTTTCGgcttttttgaatttccgaatttgaaaatttcagaaattctaaaatttaaaacatttgacaatttcagaaattcaaaaatcggaaatttgaaaattcaagaatgtaaaatttgaatttcggaaatttaaaaattcagaaatttgaaaattcaaaaattttcaaactctgaattttcgaatttccgattttgaatttccaaattttttaattcTGAATATTTAAGTATCCGATTTTCGGgttttcgaatttccaattttttaattttcgtgtttcaaatttccaaaattttcaaatttccgaaattttcaaatttccgaaattttcaaatttccgaaattttcaaatttccgaaaattcagaaattcgtaaTTACGAAAAGAAAGAAATTCGGAAATCCAAGAAATCCGAAAATGCAGAAATTTAAACaattgaaaatttgtaaatttcggaattaaaaaatgtgttaaaattctttaaaaatgaatttggaactaaacaaattgcacatgtctaaaacgAAATCAGTGTGGGTCAATGGCAGTGGTTGCCACTGGCATATTTTATTGGGGAGAAGTGCAAACAGTGCACAGCCCCCCCCGGTCAGCCGGTCACCCGCAACACTTACCCCGGGCAGcacttccctcctcctcctccctcggcCAATAGGGtagtttctcctttttttctccttctcaggaccccacttcctgattggtcaagagaagaatcagtgtgacaatagggaagacatttttttgccaatgtcttcctgtttctcctaccGGCCATACAGGAAGCGGGTTTCTGAGACCCCATTGGCCAAAAGtcctaagacccccccccccctgtcctaaGACCTGATTGGTTTGGGAGGAGAAGTGATGGCCGAGACAAGGAGGAGACGGAGGGGGGGGAAAGCCGCCACTGCACTGGGGTAAGCGCAGGGCTGAGGGGGTAAGCCTGcaactggggagggggggttggcagTGTTGTCAATGGTGTGCGGTGGCGGGCTCGAGCGACAGGGGGGGTTAGTTTGGTGTGGCAGGCTCGAGTGATGGGGGTCTGTGGTCAGGTGTGTCTGACACCCCCCGActgatggagcaccagccgccattgctcacatgataccacagtgcccgggGCAGCCACCCCTGCTGTCCCCCCTTTTCTTGCCACTGGTGCCGACCTACAAGCTGGCAGGATTACTGGAAgggagaagaatttttttttggggggggagaattttagcttgcaaatggTGTCCCACGGAAAAAACTTTCACACTTTTGTATTGAGGGTCGGGGTAGGCGTGAAACAAATATCCTACCACAGAGGCCCCACCCCCAGAATATAGATGActgaaaaatgttttatttaccaACCCTGGGCAGAGACTTCCTCAAAACGACTACAAAATACTATGAATGAGTGATAACATTTCATAGATGGCATATAACTCCATTTATATACGAGCGTCATGTTATTCCGAGACATACCGGTATAcagtgagtaacgcggttaacgagggTTTCGCAATGAAAATGGAACCAATGCCGTGGGGTGTGCGGGCTAGAGTCCTGCACACCTGTCCCCTGATCCATCTGTCCTCACTGTGAGTCCAAAGACATGTGGGTCCGAAGACCAAGGGTCCGAAGACATGTGGGTCTGATGACATGTGGGTCCAAAGACCAAGGGTCCGAAGACATGTGGGTCCGAAGACCGCGGGTCCAAAGACTGTGGGTCCCAAGACTGTGGGTCCAAAGACATGTGGGTCCAAAGACCAAGGGTCCGAAGACATGTGGGTCCGAAGACCGTGGGTCCGAAGACTGTGGGTCCGAAGACTGTGGCTCCAAACACATGTGGGTTTGAAGACATGTGGGTCCAAAGACACGTGGGTCTGAAGACCGTGGGTCAGAAGACATGTGGGTCTGAAGACCGTGGGTCTAAAGATCTTGGGTCCGAAGACTGTGGGTTCGAAGACATGTGGGTCCGAAGACCATGGGTCCAAAGACATGTGGGTCCGAAGACCGCGGGTCTAAAGATCGTGGGTCCGAAGACTGTGGGTCCGAAGACATGTGGGTCCGAAGACATGTGGGTCTGAAGACAATGGGTCCGAAGACATGTGGGTCCGAAGACCGTGGGTCAGAAGACATGTGGGCCCAAAGACATGTGGGTCCGAAGACCGTGGGTCCGAAGACCATGGAACTGAAGACTGTGGGTCCGAAGACCGTGGGTCTGAAGACATGTGGGTCCGAAGACATGTGGGTCCGAAGACATGTGGGTCCGAAGACATGTGGGTCCGAAGACTGTGGGTCCGAAGACATGTGGGTCCGAAGACCGTGGGTCAGAAGACATGTGGGCCCAAAGACATGTGGGTCCGAAGACCGTGGGTCCGAAGACCATGGAACTGAAGACTGTGGGTCCGAAGACCGTGGGTCTGAAGACATGTGGGTCCGAAGACATGTGGGTCCGAAGACTGTGGGTCCGAAGACTGTGGGTCCAAAAACCCAGAGTGAGGACAGATGGATCAGGGGACAGGCGTGCAGTACTCTAGCATGCACACCCCATGACATTCGGTGGACAGATGAGCTCGCCCCTGTCCCTCCGGATCCGCTGGATTGATTCCAGTTTTTTGATCCGGGTGACGCGGGCAACCTCAGGGATCTTCCCCCTCAATTACCCCGCCGGGTCCGAAGACATATGGGTCCGAAAACCGTGGGTCCGAAGACCGTGGATCCGAAGACATGTGGGTCCGAAGACCGTGGATCCGAAGACATGTGGGTCTGAAGACCGTGGATCCGAAGACATGTGGGTCCGAAGACCGTGGGTCCGAAGACCGTGGATCCGAAAACATGTGGGCCCGAAGACCGTGGATCGGAAGACCGTGGATCCGAAGACCGTGGGTCCGAAGACCGTGGGTCCGAAGACCGTGGATCCGAAGACCGTGGATCTGAAGACATGTGGGTCCGAAAACCATGGGTCCTATATCCAGGAGGGAAGCACCTCTCTATATCCACCTCTCTATATCCAGGAAGGATCTTCCCCCTCAATTACCCCGCCGGGTCCGAAGATATATGGGTCCGAGGACCGTGGATCCGAAGACATGTGGGTCCGAAGACTGTGGGTCCGAAGGCATGTGGGTCCGAAGACCGTGGGTCTGAAGACATGTGGGTCCGAAGACCATGGGTCCGAAGACATGTGGGTCCGAAGACTGTGGATCCGAAGACAGTGGGTCTGAAAACCTTGGATCTGAAGACATGTGGGCCTGAAGACATGTGGGTCCGAAAACCATGGGTCCTATATCCAGGAGGGGAGCACCTCTCTATATCCACCTCTCTATATccaggagtgcctaggcacaggaagtgacctgatCTCAGGAGTGCCttggaacaggaagtgacctgatatcaggagtgccttggcacaggaagtgacctgatATAAGGAGTGCCttggcacaggaagtgacctgatatcaggagtgcctaggcactcctgatatcaggagtgccttggaacaggaagtgacctGATATAAGGAGTGCCttggaacaggaagtgacctgatatcaggagtgccttggcacaggaagtgacctaaTATCAGGAGTGCCTTGGCACAGGAAGTGAGCTGATatcaggagtgcctaggcacaggaagtgaagtgctatttttta carries:
- the LOC120921620 gene encoding T-cell surface antigen CD2-like, translated to MEGRGAAGLSFWTSLGLLLISGAAVGTMSQNAYSLDTSVQLDVSGECNLLTSDAVEWKKDNKRLQKKTSSRQTELDPNCNCKILSNGSLYLQRLEKEGEMTYVVDVHDSIGKHKCTKSVTVIGQYPVDTPFMNFTCHDRKKIEVFCFIPRGTEPELYLKQGGATPRNGKSLSQNFTLKPDANFTCTAKNKISETSHTLTPNCDKEEGWNWYLYLAVGAGGVAFIIFIALIIYSVRSCRRPDEETMYNNRRQIIQERHLPQPPVQASAPPPSVATTDEIDYINSQKPHRQGAPETAPEGKKGRRTRPRPPEPPNVQSENLPLHHQGAAPQQTRPALPGNHPNDTAPRPTPRTKSKPPRQNRKSH